A stretch of Mustelus asterias chromosome 24, sMusAst1.hap1.1, whole genome shotgun sequence DNA encodes these proteins:
- the LOC144511196 gene encoding interferon-stimulated gene 20 kDa protein-like, whose translation MVDCSKYIAIDCEMVGLGPNGFESGLARCSIVDYSGSVIYDKFIKPDGRITDFRTPVSGIRPLDMDTALPYLVAREEILKIIQGKIIVGHDPRSDFRVLKTDISDYAIRDTSSCRLLITMAKLKTDRRASLKILCQTLLGKRIQDSYRGHSSVEDAKAAMELFKLVDKTWELHLKQGRKVEIVNRFENRH comes from the exons ATGGTAGACTGTTCCAAGTACATTGCCATTGATTGTGAGATGGTGGGACTTGGCCccaatggctttgagagtgggcTGGCACGCTGCAGCATTGTCGACTACAGTGGGTCAGTGATCTATGACAAATTTATCAAACCAGATGGGAGGATAACTGATTTCAGGACCCCTGTGAGCGGAATTCGCCCATTAGACATGGACACTGCTTTGCCTTATCTTGTCGCCAGGGAAGAG ATTTTGAAGATTATACAAGGGAAGATTATCGTGGGCCACGACCCGAGATCCGACTTCCGGGTCCTGAAAACCGACATCTCCGATTATGCCATACGGGACACATCGTCATGCCGGTTACTGATCACAATGGCAAAACTGAAGACTGACAGGCGGGCCTCGTTGAAAATCCTCTGCCAGACTTTATTGGGGAAAAGGATACAG GACAGCTACAGAGGACACTCCTCGGTTGAAGACGCAAAGGCGGCTATGGAACTTTTTAAACTCGTGGACAAAACGTGGGAACTTCATCTCAAACAGGGACGCAAAGTGGAGATAGTGAATCGATTTGAGAATCGACATTAG